The region AGGGCGGGAAGAAGAGGGTCGTTCTCGGCGTCCTCGGGCTCCTCCTGCTCCTCGCCGTTGCGGCGGTATTCACCCTGGACGTCGAGATCGGAAGCCCGACGCCTGGCACCATCTACCCGTACATGACGACCTACAATGCCTGGTTCCCTGACGGCGAACCTGTCACTGTCGGGAACGCCAGGATGATGGTCCTCAGCTATGACAACGAACTCATCCTCGACGTCAATGGCAACAGGGAGAAACTCGTCGTCGGCGACGAGAAGGAAGTGGCAGAGCACCATGCCAGCATGAAGGTCTTTGGCGTCACCCTCCTGTCCACAGACTTCAAGATGCTCATGAAGTACAGGGGGCTTGTTGAGGGAAAGGAGAACTTCTTCCTCTCTGTCAAGACCTCACGGCAGGTCCCTGAGTTCGTTGTCGGCCTGCTCCTCCCGAAGGAGATCCAGGCTCAGCCCGCGTAGAGCTGCATTCACCCTTTTTTTCAACCTGAAGTCATGTTCACGCCCGACAAGTGCCCTCTCTGCCTTCGGTGAGGGGGGAAGAGGGGTGAAGGGGAAGGGATAGGCGACTTTGGTGAGGATCAGACCGCCGGGTGGCGCGGCCGGTACACGCGCCGTCCCATTACCCTCCAGCAGGGCCCTGATCCCGGCGGTGTCCCTCTCCCCTCTGCCGACCGCGGCGAGGGCGAAGGCCATGCACCGCACCATGTTCCAGAGGAAACTCTCTGCCGTCACCGTAAAGACGCAGAAGCCGTCCTCATCCGCGACATGGGCCGCCATGACATGGCGGAGAGGATCTCTCTCGCTCTGCCGGGAGAAGAGGGAGAAGTCGTGCTCCCCCACAAATGCCTGCGCTGCGTCGTCCATCGCCGCCGTGTCGCCCGGGTGGTCGACAAAATAGTACCGATACGTCCGTGCAAGGGCCTCTTTTCTCGGGTTGAACCGCTCGGGGACCTCTGCCCATCCGGTCGTCCAGATGTCGGCAGGGAGTTCGTACCGCAGGGCCGTCACCGCTCTCTCCGGTTCGTCTGTCGTGAAGGCGCAGACCTGCCCCGCGGCATGGACTCCGCGGTCGGTCCTGCCGGC is a window of Methanofollis sp. DNA encoding:
- the truA gene encoding tRNA pseudouridine(38-40) synthase TruA, producing MRLAFRIGYWGDDFYGSQVQPSVRTVEGDVIAACKEIGLFTNPKEARFAFAGRTDRGVHAAGQVCAFTTDEPERAVTALRYELPADIWTTGWAEVPERFNPRKEALARTYRYYFVDHPGDTAAMDDAAQAFVGEHDFSLFSRQSERDPLRHVMAAHVADEDGFCVFTVTAESFLWNMVRCMAFALAAVGRGERDTAGIRALLEGNGTARVPAAPPGGLILTKVAYPFPFTPLPPSPKAERALVGREHDFRLKKRVNAALRGLSLDLLREEQADNELRDLP